A part of Pectinatus sottacetonis genomic DNA contains:
- a CDS encoding threonine/serine exporter family protein, with amino-acid sequence MITEETYIDDPYFEIGRKLLLILKTGQILMESAADTSRIARTMKRVSAFMMIPQKALHIHITYTTIMISISDGNHSITKFQKCLRHSIDMKKISALSKLSWTAMEKNYSLDEYEANLKKIAESHKEYISTFVAIGAGFACGGFCKLFGCDWVAFFYTAFCAMIGFRIRFLCNNCNINPYASIAISSFAATTLAYLTHLLPGSLTPWHPLLACSLFIVPGIPLINAVDDLLDNYIVSGMTRAINTILMVGSMSFGIVLAIKICYVTDFTMINTRPNSSFLVYAVAAAIAAVGFSTIFNVPRRLLWVVALGGIISVCTRNFVNFNLDMGLPMGSFIGAMLVSCLSIKVVHYVHTPIHVITLPSVIPMIPGVLMYRLMFGFINISTMDIASFMQLFQSGVIASLTILAIAVGIAIPNIFARGYLGHSKKEHFKQLLQKRKGMCFKKSTV; translated from the coding sequence ATGATTACAGAAGAAACTTATATTGATGATCCATATTTTGAAATTGGCAGAAAGCTTTTATTAATTCTCAAAACAGGTCAAATATTAATGGAAAGTGCTGCCGATACAAGTCGTATAGCACGAACGATGAAAAGAGTATCTGCGTTTATGATGATTCCCCAAAAGGCACTGCACATTCATATAACTTATACTACAATAATGATCAGCATCAGTGATGGAAATCACTCTATAACAAAATTCCAAAAATGCCTGCGCCATTCTATTGATATGAAAAAAATATCAGCATTAAGTAAATTATCCTGGACAGCAATGGAAAAAAATTATTCGCTTGATGAATATGAAGCCAATTTAAAAAAAATAGCAGAATCTCATAAAGAATATATCTCTACATTTGTTGCAATTGGTGCCGGTTTTGCATGTGGCGGCTTTTGTAAACTATTTGGCTGTGACTGGGTAGCCTTCTTTTATACAGCATTCTGTGCTATGATCGGTTTCAGGATACGTTTTCTATGCAATAACTGCAATATCAACCCTTATGCTTCTATTGCTATTTCGTCTTTTGCTGCTACCACCCTTGCTTATCTGACACATTTACTTCCCGGTTCACTTACTCCATGGCATCCACTTTTAGCCTGTTCTTTATTTATTGTTCCTGGTATTCCTCTGATAAATGCTGTCGACGATTTACTTGATAATTACATTGTTTCTGGAATGACCCGCGCCATAAACACTATATTAATGGTAGGCAGTATGAGTTTCGGCATTGTTTTAGCTATAAAAATCTGCTATGTAACTGATTTTACTATGATAAATACTCGCCCAAACAGCTCTTTTCTTGTCTACGCAGTAGCAGCTGCTATTGCTGCTGTGGGATTTTCTACAATATTTAATGTTCCCAGAAGACTTTTATGGGTGGTCGCACTTGGTGGAATTATTTCCGTATGTACTAGAAATTTTGTTAATTTTAATTTAGATATGGGACTGCCTATGGGCTCTTTTATAGGCGCGATGCTTGTAAGTTGTCTATCAATAAAAGTAGTACATTACGTCCATACACCGATTCATGTAATAACCCTGCCCTCTGTTATTCCCATGATTCCCGGTGTGCTTATGTATCGCCTTATGTTCGGTTTTATAAACATAAGCACAATGGATATTGCTTCTTTTATGCAGCTATTTCAAAGTGGCGTTATCGCAAGTCTTACTATTCTAGCTATAGCAGTAGGAATAGCTATTCCTAATATATTTGCTAGGGGCTATCTTGGTCACAGTAAAAAAGAACATTTTAAACAGCTTCTGCAAAAAAGAAAAGGCATGTGTTTTAAAAAATCCACTGTATAA
- a CDS encoding LysR family transcriptional regulator produces MELQQLEYFLAIAHIGNFTKAAKAVSITQSALSRSIIRLEKELGVKLLNRSTKEISLTHYGEMLLTHAERIVKEETAAKMEIFKPDRQIINLSFLHSLGSYIVPKLIGEFRKTHPQCKFRLYQNNSTVLTEQLIEGKADLCICSNLLMNETIGWLPLCSEELFVIVPADHPLAKKNSVNLKEIANESFITLKPFYGLRLLANQLFDMSGMSPHIEFEGDEIVTVANLVAADLGVSLIPKIPGLEYLNLKFLKLSSPHCRRTIGIAWDTSRMLSASVYEFQKFALNSFSDDK; encoded by the coding sequence ATGGAACTACAACAATTGGAATATTTTTTGGCGATAGCGCATATTGGAAATTTTACAAAAGCAGCTAAAGCTGTGTCAATAACACAATCTGCACTTAGCCGTTCCATTATACGTTTAGAAAAAGAACTCGGAGTTAAATTATTAAATCGTAGTACAAAGGAAATATCTCTGACACATTACGGGGAAATGCTGTTGACCCATGCAGAGAGGATTGTAAAAGAAGAAACAGCGGCCAAGATGGAAATATTTAAACCGGACCGGCAGATAATAAATTTATCATTTCTACATTCTTTGGGGAGTTATATAGTTCCCAAGCTTATAGGTGAATTTAGAAAAACGCATCCCCAATGTAAATTCAGATTGTATCAAAATAATTCTACCGTTTTGACAGAACAACTTATAGAGGGAAAGGCCGATTTATGTATTTGCTCTAATTTGTTAATGAATGAAACTATAGGATGGCTGCCGTTATGTTCAGAAGAGCTATTTGTTATAGTTCCAGCAGATCATCCTCTAGCAAAAAAGAATAGTGTTAATTTAAAGGAAATTGCCAATGAATCATTTATAACACTTAAACCATTTTATGGATTAAGGCTCTTAGCTAATCAGCTTTTTGATATGTCAGGGATGTCACCACATATAGAATTCGAAGGTGACGAAATTGTTACGGTGGCTAATCTAGTAGCAGCAGATCTTGGTGTATCGCTTATTCCTAAGATACCGGGATTAGAATATCTGAATTTAAAGTTTTTAAAATTATCTTCACCACATTGCCGGAGAACTATAGGTATAGCTTGGGACACAAGCCGGATGCTATCGGCATCAGTTTATGAATTTCAAAAATTTGCCTTAAATAGTTTTTCTGATGATAAATAA
- a CDS encoding DMT family transporter, translating to MGNKGLILAMGAALVFSIMNLMVKELSGSMGSGEIVFGRSIVGVVILLLIMKKYDIKFSHKDIPLLIFRGTMGGTGMFLIFTAISGMHLGDVAILQQLSAIFVIFLSALWLKEKIPSKAILPLVIIIAGTILLLRPWEYNSFSFYAILVILAAFLSAVAYTTIHKLFQSGGHNSWEIVFYFLLCSTVIGLTTMSENCHMPSSYEIVLMIGIGVASLLAQALMTQAYGTSNTVLVSFVLYLGVFFNILWGYLFFGEIMHILSVIGGLLIIGGSIYLTLVKQKNNKKRKKHVYRQSGSKLD from the coding sequence TTGGGAAATAAAGGTTTGATTTTGGCAATGGGAGCAGCATTAGTTTTTAGTATAATGAATTTAATGGTAAAGGAACTCAGTGGGTCAATGGGCAGTGGGGAAATAGTTTTTGGTAGAAGTATAGTAGGAGTAGTTATTCTTTTGTTAATAATGAAAAAATATGATATTAAATTTTCCCATAAGGATATACCATTGCTTATTTTTCGCGGGACTATGGGAGGAACAGGAATGTTTCTTATTTTTACTGCAATATCTGGTATGCATTTGGGCGATGTTGCCATATTACAGCAACTATCAGCGATATTTGTAATATTTTTGTCGGCATTATGGCTGAAGGAAAAAATACCGTCAAAGGCTATACTGCCGTTAGTAATTATCATCGCAGGGACAATATTACTGCTGCGTCCATGGGAATATAATTCTTTTTCTTTTTATGCAATATTGGTAATTTTGGCAGCGTTTTTATCGGCAGTTGCTTATACTACTATTCATAAATTATTTCAAAGTGGTGGGCATAACTCATGGGAAATCGTATTCTATTTTCTTTTATGTAGTACAGTCATTGGTCTGACCACTATGTCAGAAAACTGCCATATGCCTAGCAGTTATGAGATAGTATTAATGATAGGTATAGGAGTGGCTTCTTTATTAGCCCAGGCCTTAATGACACAGGCTTACGGGACTTCAAATACGGTGCTAGTAAGCTTTGTCTTATATCTGGGAGTTTTTTTTAATATCCTGTGGGGATATTTATTTTTCGGGGAAATAATGCATATATTATCAGTAATAGGTGGACTGTTAATAATAGGTGGCTCTATATATTTGACGTTAGTTAAGCAAAAAAATAATAAGAAACGAAAAAAACATGTGTATAGGCAGAGTGGCAGCAAGTTGGATTAA
- the mutM gene encoding DNA-formamidopyrimidine glycosylase, giving the protein MISMPEMPEVESIKRTLEKNINGQVIKNVIVLLPRMIKYPDSISYVKMLSGHKIKQIQRRGKYLIMQMDNEIMAVFHLRMTGRLCYVNKNKQEDKYERIIFELNNGDKLIYADTRTLGTLYCIKPGELDKIKGLYELGPEPLSAEFTLEYLQSKLKNNRGKIKSFLLNQKNIAGLGNIYVDESLFLAGIYPETKACNINKKKAGKLIEAVNKVIKDGINDGGTTFRDYVNGKGEKGTHQEKLFVYGRDKKQCKKCGTIIEKIKVGGRGTCFCPHCQKLIK; this is encoded by the coding sequence ATGATTTCAATGCCGGAAATGCCTGAAGTTGAAAGTATTAAGCGAACGCTGGAAAAAAATATAAACGGACAAGTTATAAAAAATGTTATAGTATTGCTGCCGCGTATGATAAAGTATCCTGACAGTATTTCTTATGTAAAAATGCTTAGTGGACATAAAATAAAGCAGATACAAAGACGTGGCAAATATCTTATAATGCAGATGGATAATGAGATAATGGCAGTATTTCATTTACGGATGACGGGAAGACTTTGTTACGTAAATAAAAATAAGCAGGAAGATAAATACGAAAGAATTATTTTTGAATTAAATAATGGAGATAAACTTATTTATGCAGATACAAGAACTTTAGGAACATTATATTGTATAAAACCGGGAGAATTAGATAAGATAAAAGGTTTGTATGAACTAGGGCCAGAACCATTGTCGGCAGAATTTACTTTAGAATATTTACAAAGTAAATTAAAAAATAATAGGGGGAAAATAAAATCATTTTTATTGAACCAAAAAAATATAGCAGGTCTGGGAAATATATATGTAGATGAGTCGTTGTTTTTGGCAGGTATATATCCAGAAACCAAAGCATGCAATATTAATAAAAAAAAGGCAGGAAAATTAATAGAAGCAGTTAATAAGGTAATAAAGGATGGAATAAATGACGGAGGAACTACTTTTCGTGATTATGTTAATGGCAAGGGAGAAAAGGGAACTCATCAGGAAAAACTATTTGTTTATGGTCGGGATAAAAAACAATGTAAAAAATGTGGTACAATAATAGAAAAAATAAAAGTCGGAGGACGGGGGACATGTTTTTGTCCTCACTGCCAGAAATTAATAAAATAA
- the coaE gene encoding dephospho-CoA kinase (Dephospho-CoA kinase (CoaE) performs the final step in coenzyme A biosynthesis.), with amino-acid sequence MYKIGLTGGIACGKTTVCSFLRQEGAAIIDTDKIAHELVQPGGALWQAYYDHFGEKVLAADNTLDRRMIGNIVFANIKEKEWINAVSHPLIWEKVDKKIKEIELSGKKIVIIDVPLLFETGWDKFVDEIWVIYVDRKTQLKRLRQRNGYTFAEARHRIRSQMSLQLKIKLADKVINTVNPLEINKKNVKRLWHALVNRLDI; translated from the coding sequence ATGTATAAGATTGGATTAACAGGCGGAATTGCCTGTGGAAAAACGACAGTATGCTCTTTTTTGCGACAAGAAGGAGCTGCAATAATTGATACAGACAAAATTGCCCATGAGTTGGTACAGCCCGGTGGTGCTTTGTGGCAGGCTTATTATGACCATTTTGGGGAAAAAGTATTAGCAGCAGATAATACGCTTGACCGGCGTATGATAGGCAATATCGTATTTGCAAATATAAAAGAAAAGGAATGGATAAACGCTGTAAGCCATCCGTTGATTTGGGAAAAAGTTGATAAAAAAATAAAGGAAATAGAATTATCAGGAAAAAAAATAGTTATTATTGATGTACCACTTTTATTTGAAACAGGATGGGATAAGTTTGTTGACGAGATATGGGTTATATATGTTGATAGAAAAACACAATTGAAGCGGCTGCGGCAAAGAAATGGCTATACTTTTGCTGAAGCAAGGCATCGCATACGGTCACAGATGTCCCTGCAGTTGAAAATAAAACTGGCAGATAAGGTAATTAATACGGTTAACCCATTGGAAATAAATAAAAAAAATGTAAAAAGATTATGGCATGCCCTTGTGAACAGGCTGGATATATGA
- a CDS encoding lytic transglycosylase domain-containing protein — translation MACPCEQAGYMMSNTKDESTSYVMRIIQGFMIMLLFLTVTFAGIYEGLQTHVIEKVEKKYFYPYPYEQVINKYAQKYNMDSTLVAGIILAESKFVPNAKSHRGAIGLMQIMPETGQWIAKNISDNNYTDDKLYDPETNIRYGVWYLAFLMREFRHNEILAVAAYNAGHGQIEQWQQIYHWGRNFADYKKIPYKETRDYVKRVLDNRKSYKKLYSPN, via the coding sequence ATGGCATGCCCTTGTGAACAGGCTGGATATATGATGAGTAATACCAAAGATGAGTCTACAAGTTATGTAATGCGCATTATTCAGGGGTTTATGATAATGCTGCTGTTTTTAACAGTGACTTTTGCCGGCATTTATGAGGGACTCCAGACACACGTAATAGAAAAAGTAGAAAAAAAATATTTCTATCCCTATCCGTATGAACAAGTCATTAATAAATATGCGCAAAAATATAATATGGACAGTACTTTAGTTGCCGGTATAATTCTGGCAGAAAGTAAATTTGTACCAAATGCAAAATCGCACCGTGGAGCTATCGGTCTCATGCAGATAATGCCGGAAACAGGGCAGTGGATAGCTAAGAATATAAGTGATAACAACTATACGGACGATAAATTGTACGATCCGGAAACTAATATTCGGTATGGTGTATGGTATTTGGCATTTTTAATGCGAGAATTCAGGCATAATGAAATATTGGCTGTTGCAGCTTATAATGCCGGACATGGGCAAATTGAGCAGTGGCAGCAGATTTATCATTGGGGAAGAAATTTTGCCGATTATAAAAAAATACCTTATAAGGAAACCAGGGATTATGTAAAAAGAGTATTAGATAATAGAAAATCATATAAAAAATTGTATTCCCCAAATTAG
- a CDS encoding aspartate carbamoyltransferase catalytic subunit, with product MENKSVSLRGKNILGLEYFSPDEIELVLQTAKEMKNIIHRDIKKVPALRGKAIVNLFYEPSTRTRSSFELAGKYLGADVINITASSSSIVKGESLRDTLLTVEDMGIDAIVMRHKAEGAAEYAAKVVKPVIVNAGDGAHAHPSQGLLNLFTIRQYKGGFKGLKCAIIGDVLHSRVARSDIWGMRKMGIEVHLAGPRTLMPRFLYEEEGIFIHDRIEEAIENADVINVLRIQLERQKSGLFPSTREYARIFGLNKKRLSLAKKDVLIMHPGPMNKGWEISPEVAYSSNSAIQEQVKNGVAVRMALLTLILTGGKNSEIID from the coding sequence GTGGAAAATAAGAGTGTTTCACTTAGGGGCAAAAATATTTTAGGACTGGAATATTTTTCTCCCGATGAAATTGAATTGGTACTGCAGACAGCTAAGGAAATGAAAAATATCATTCATCGTGATATAAAGAAGGTTCCTGCTTTACGGGGGAAAGCTATTGTTAATTTATTTTATGAACCTAGTACCAGGACACGATCTTCTTTTGAACTTGCTGGTAAATATTTGGGAGCAGATGTGATAAACATAACGGCTAGTTCCAGTAGTATAGTAAAAGGAGAAAGTTTACGAGACACTCTGCTGACAGTTGAAGATATGGGGATTGATGCTATTGTTATGCGTCATAAAGCTGAAGGTGCAGCGGAATATGCAGCCAAAGTAGTAAAACCAGTAATCGTTAATGCCGGTGATGGAGCACATGCCCATCCTTCGCAAGGTCTGCTCAATTTATTTACTATAAGACAGTATAAGGGTGGGTTTAAAGGCCTGAAATGCGCAATAATAGGAGATGTTCTGCATAGCCGAGTAGCGCGCAGTGATATCTGGGGAATGAGAAAAATGGGAATAGAAGTACATTTAGCGGGACCCAGAACATTGATGCCGCGTTTTTTATATGAAGAAGAAGGTATCTTCATCCATGATCGGATAGAAGAAGCTATTGAAAATGCTGATGTTATAAATGTACTTAGGATTCAGCTGGAACGTCAAAAATCAGGACTTTTCCCTTCAACAAGAGAGTATGCCCGTATTTTTGGCCTTAATAAAAAAAGGTTATCACTGGCTAAAAAAGATGTTTTGATTATGCATCCGGGACCAATGAATAAAGGTTGGGAAATATCTCCTGAAGTTGCATACAGCAGTAATTCTGCTATTCAGGAACAGGTTAAGAATGGGGTTGCTGTGCGTATGGCACTTTTGACACTTATTTTGACAGGAGGAAAAAATAGTGAAATTATTGATTAA
- a CDS encoding dihydroorotase: MKLLIKGGRVIDPANKIDKTADVLIENDKIAAVEENIVADDAKVIDAAGKIVVPGLIDMHTHMREPGQESKEDFASGSRAAAAGGYTTIAAMPNTKPVVDNSILIKGLKQRAREDAVVNIEIIGALTKGQKGEELAEVGDMSQAGAVAFSDDGHYVQKANVLLNGLDYLKPFHKIIISHAEEPTLVEDGIMNEGKRSAMLGVKGRPAVSEDIAVMRDILLAEYADAPIHIAHISTRKAVDFVRQAKKRGVKVSAEVTPHNLTMTEDMVDLTDSATKVNPPLRTDEDLAAMIEGLIDGTIDNIVTDHAPHAEEEKDREFRYAPSGFPGLETALGVLLTDLYHTGKVDLPLIINKMTAAPAELFGLDKGTLSKNAVADITIIDTEEQWTVDEDKFYTRGTHSPFAGRKLKGKPVMTIINGRIIMQDGIIIE, translated from the coding sequence GTGAAATTATTGATTAAGGGCGGACGAGTTATAGATCCAGCTAATAAAATAGATAAAACAGCTGATGTACTTATAGAAAACGATAAAATTGCTGCAGTAGAGGAAAATATAGTGGCTGATGATGCAAAAGTAATAGATGCTGCTGGTAAAATAGTAGTACCGGGACTTATTGATATGCATACGCATATGCGGGAACCGGGACAAGAATCAAAAGAAGATTTTGCTTCAGGTTCAAGGGCTGCAGCAGCCGGTGGTTATACTACTATTGCAGCTATGCCTAATACAAAACCCGTTGTAGATAATTCTATTTTAATAAAAGGACTTAAGCAGCGGGCCAGGGAAGATGCTGTAGTTAATATTGAAATAATCGGGGCTTTGACTAAAGGACAAAAGGGAGAAGAACTGGCAGAAGTCGGGGATATGAGCCAGGCTGGTGCAGTAGCTTTTTCTGATGACGGACATTATGTACAGAAAGCAAACGTCCTGCTTAATGGATTAGATTATCTGAAACCTTTTCATAAAATAATAATATCACATGCCGAAGAGCCTACTCTGGTTGAAGATGGTATTATGAATGAAGGTAAAAGAAGCGCAATGCTCGGAGTGAAGGGACGGCCTGCTGTTTCTGAAGATATAGCAGTTATGCGCGATATATTACTGGCCGAGTATGCCGATGCCCCCATCCATATAGCCCATATCAGTACAAGGAAGGCAGTAGATTTTGTCAGACAGGCAAAGAAACGTGGCGTTAAGGTAAGTGCTGAGGTTACACCGCATAATCTTACAATGACAGAAGATATGGTAGATCTTACTGATTCAGCAACTAAAGTTAATCCACCGCTGCGTACAGATGAAGATCTGGCTGCGATGATAGAAGGACTTATTGATGGAACGATTGATAATATAGTAACGGATCATGCCCCGCATGCTGAAGAAGAAAAAGATAGGGAATTCAGATATGCTCCGAGTGGTTTTCCCGGCTTAGAAACAGCATTAGGTGTGTTGCTGACAGATCTTTATCATACTGGAAAAGTTGATCTGCCGCTTATTATAAATAAAATGACAGCTGCACCAGCTGAATTATTTGGCCTTGATAAAGGAACATTGAGTAAAAATGCAGTAGCTGATATAACGATAATAGATACAGAAGAACAATGGACCGTTGATGAAGATAAGTTTTATACCCGAGGTACTCACTCACCATTTGCTGGAAGAAAATTAAAGGGAAAACCAGTTATGACTATCATTAATGGACGAATAATTATGCAAGATGGTATAATTATAGAATAA
- a CDS encoding carbamoyl phosphate synthase small subunit yields the protein MKGKLILEDGSTFTGNLLDDRLATGEVVFNTGMTGYQEILTDPSYCSQIITLTYPLIGNYGTAEKFNQSRKCFANGLVIGELCEAGSNWQKENELAQFLEDNQIPCLYNVDTRALTRCLRSSGTMKGIIVCEDTPKAECEKLMALPIDKKTVKKVTTPEQYVLDNKGMHIVVMDFGIKRHMLESMHERGCKITVVPAYTTSEAVLALKPDGIFLSNGPGDPKDVMDIVETIKQLIGKKPIFGICLGHQLIALASGADTYKLKFGHRGSNQPVKDLRTGRVYISSQNHGYAVNKKSLEKLPFVITHISMNDGTIEGIHHKSLPLFSVQYHPEASPGPDDNTYLFDEFCAMMKKGAN from the coding sequence TTGAAAGGTAAATTGATTCTTGAGGACGGCAGTACTTTTACTGGAAATTTGCTGGATGACAGATTAGCAACCGGTGAAGTTGTATTTAATACAGGAATGACGGGATATCAGGAGATACTTACGGATCCTTCCTATTGTTCGCAAATTATAACATTGACATATCCGCTTATAGGAAATTATGGTACGGCTGAGAAGTTTAATCAAAGTCGTAAATGTTTTGCTAATGGCCTTGTAATAGGAGAATTGTGTGAGGCGGGTAGTAACTGGCAGAAGGAAAATGAATTAGCACAGTTCCTGGAGGATAATCAAATCCCTTGTCTTTATAATGTGGATACGCGGGCGTTGACACGTTGCCTGCGCTCATCAGGAACAATGAAGGGAATTATTGTTTGTGAAGATACGCCAAAGGCAGAATGTGAAAAATTAATGGCTTTACCAATTGATAAAAAGACAGTTAAAAAAGTGACAACACCTGAACAATACGTACTTGATAATAAAGGAATGCATATCGTAGTAATGGATTTTGGTATAAAGAGACATATGCTGGAATCAATGCATGAAAGAGGCTGTAAAATTACAGTTGTTCCGGCATATACGACGTCAGAAGCTGTTTTGGCACTGAAACCTGATGGTATATTTTTGTCTAATGGGCCGGGAGATCCTAAAGATGTAATGGATATAGTAGAAACTATTAAACAATTAATTGGTAAAAAGCCTATTTTTGGTATTTGCCTGGGACATCAATTAATTGCATTGGCCAGCGGGGCCGATACTTATAAATTAAAATTCGGACATCGTGGGTCTAATCAACCAGTAAAAGATTTGCGGACAGGACGTGTGTACATTTCTTCCCAAAATCATGGCTATGCTGTAAATAAAAAGTCGTTGGAAAAACTACCTTTTGTTATAACCCATATTTCTATGAATGATGGTACAATTGAAGGAATACATCATAAAAGTTTACCATTATTTTCAGTGCAGTACCATCCTGAAGCTTCACCGGGACCGGATGATAATACATATCTATTTGATGAATTTTGTGCAATGATGAAGAAAGGAGCAAATTAA